In the Aromatoleum bremense genome, one interval contains:
- a CDS encoding DUF3641 domain-containing protein — protein MGLPIADSADDRQHITSATAAALAGRPMRVADHCYGGTAGQGSSCGGALDEETMAATRRGG, from the coding sequence CTGGGGCTACCGATCGCCGACAGCGCGGACGATCGGCAGCACATCACCTCGGCCACGGCGGCCGCCCTTGCAGGACGACCGATGCGCGTGGCCGACCACTGCTACGGAGGCACGGCCGGACAGGGGTCGAGCTGCGGCGGAGCACTCGACGAGGAAACGATGGCGGCAACCCGCCGCGGGGGCTGA
- the gloA gene encoding lactoylglutathione lyase → MRILHTMLRVGDLDRSIAFYTEVLGMRLLRRQDYPEGKFTLAFVGYGDEADSAVIELTHNWEVSAYDLGNGFGHIALAVPDARRACDDIRARGGKVVREAGPMKHGNTVIAFVEDPDGYKIELIQRG, encoded by the coding sequence ATGCGAATTCTTCACACAATGCTACGAGTTGGCGATCTGGACCGTTCGATCGCTTTCTATACCGAAGTTCTCGGCATGCGCCTGCTGCGGCGCCAGGACTATCCGGAAGGAAAATTCACGCTCGCCTTTGTCGGCTATGGGGATGAGGCCGACAGCGCGGTGATCGAGCTCACGCATAACTGGGAGGTGTCGGCCTATGACCTCGGCAACGGATTCGGCCACATCGCGCTGGCTGTCCCCGATGCCCGGCGGGCCTGCGACGACATTCGTGCGCGCGGTGGCAAGGTCGTGCGCGAGGCCGGCCCGATGAAGCATGGCAACACGGTGATCGCCTTCGTCGAGGATCCGGATGGCTACAAGATCGAACTGATCCAGCGCGGCTGA
- the pilB gene encoding type IV-A pilus assembly ATPase PilB: MAAAASPAALSGLARAMIQHGRLSEADAMSCTAGAASVPNGFILELAQRKLMTNRAVAWFAAETFGYPLLDIAAVDSASIPRDAIDRKLMSKHQIVALGKRQNRLTVAAADPSNMRALDEIRFQTGLQVDLVIVEADRLARLAESLAETAEQTLRELTGEEFDMDLLQQQEGPGEASSEDTQEVDDAPVVKFIQKVLIDAINEGASDIHFEPYEKYYRIRVRTDGVLREIAQPPLILKEKIAARIKVISRLDISEKRVPQDGRMKLVLSKNKSIDFRVSSLPTLHGEKIVMRILDASSAMLGVDALGYEPEQKKILLDAIERPYGMILVTGPTGSGKTVSLYTCLNLLNKAGVNISTAEDPAEINLSGINQVNVNDKAGLTFAASLRAFLRQDPDIIMVGEIRDLETAEISIKAAQTGHLVLSTLHTNDAPTTLERLKNMGVAPFNIASSVILITAQRLARRLCTCKQPVDIPIEALLQAGFPADELDGSWQPYGPVGCERCKGSGYKGRLGIYQVMPITDEIAHIIMTNGNSMDIAAQAQREGVKDLRRSGLLKVRQGVTSLEEVLASTND; the protein is encoded by the coding sequence ATGGCAGCAGCAGCCTCCCCCGCCGCGCTCAGCGGCCTCGCACGAGCGATGATCCAGCACGGCCGACTGTCCGAAGCCGACGCCATGTCGTGCACGGCAGGCGCTGCCAGCGTGCCGAACGGATTTATCCTCGAGCTTGCCCAGCGCAAACTGATGACGAACCGGGCGGTCGCCTGGTTCGCCGCCGAAACATTCGGTTATCCGCTGCTCGACATCGCAGCCGTCGACAGCGCGAGCATTCCCCGCGATGCGATCGACCGCAAGCTGATGAGCAAGCACCAGATCGTCGCACTCGGCAAGCGGCAGAACCGGCTGACGGTCGCCGCCGCCGACCCGTCGAACATGCGCGCGCTCGACGAGATCCGTTTCCAGACCGGACTTCAGGTGGACCTCGTCATCGTCGAAGCGGACCGGCTCGCGCGCCTGGCCGAGTCCCTCGCCGAAACGGCCGAACAGACGCTGAGGGAGCTCACCGGCGAAGAGTTCGACATGGATCTCCTGCAGCAGCAGGAAGGTCCCGGTGAAGCGTCGAGCGAGGACACGCAGGAAGTCGATGACGCGCCGGTCGTCAAGTTCATTCAGAAAGTGCTGATCGACGCGATCAACGAAGGCGCTTCCGACATCCACTTCGAGCCCTACGAGAAGTATTACCGCATCCGCGTGCGCACCGACGGCGTGCTGCGCGAAATCGCCCAGCCACCGCTGATCCTGAAGGAAAAGATCGCCGCCCGGATCAAGGTCATCTCGCGCCTCGACATCTCGGAAAAGCGCGTCCCCCAGGACGGCCGGATGAAGCTCGTGCTGTCGAAGAACAAGTCGATCGACTTTCGCGTCTCGTCGCTGCCGACGCTGCATGGCGAAAAGATCGTGATGCGGATTCTCGACGCCTCGTCGGCGATGCTCGGCGTCGATGCGCTGGGCTACGAACCGGAACAGAAGAAAATCCTGCTCGACGCGATCGAGCGGCCCTACGGCATGATCCTCGTGACCGGGCCGACAGGTTCCGGCAAGACGGTGTCGCTCTATACCTGCCTGAACCTGCTCAACAAGGCCGGCGTGAATATCTCCACGGCCGAAGACCCGGCTGAAATCAATTTGTCCGGGATCAACCAGGTCAACGTCAACGACAAGGCCGGGCTGACTTTCGCCGCATCGCTGCGGGCCTTTCTGCGGCAGGATCCGGACATCATCATGGTCGGCGAAATCCGCGACCTTGAAACCGCCGAGATTTCGATCAAGGCCGCACAGACCGGCCACCTGGTGCTGTCGACGCTGCACACCAATGACGCGCCAACGACGCTCGAGCGCCTGAAAAACATGGGCGTGGCGCCATTCAACATCGCCTCGTCGGTGATCCTGATCACCGCCCAACGGCTTGCGCGACGCCTGTGCACGTGCAAGCAGCCGGTCGACATCCCGATCGAAGCGCTGCTGCAGGCGGGTTTTCCCGCCGACGAACTCGACGGCAGCTGGCAGCCGTACGGCCCGGTGGGGTGCGAGCGCTGCAAGGGCAGCGGCTACAAGGGGCGGCTCGGGATCTACCAGGTCATGCCGATCACCGACGAGATCGCGCACATCATCATGACCAACGGCAACTCGATGGACATCGCGGCGCAGGCCCAGCGCGAAGGCGTCAAGGATCTGCGCCGGTCCGGACTGCTGAAGGTCAGGCAGGGCGTCACATCGCTCGAAGAAGTACTCGCTTCCACCAACGATTAG
- a CDS encoding competence/damage-inducible protein A, whose product MVFGALIIGDEILSGRRADKHLPRLIELLGVRGLKLGWARYAGDDAPRLVETLRQTFASGDIVFSFGGIGATPDDRTRQSAAAALGVDLALHPQAEVLIRERFGNEINAHRLQMGMFPVGAEIVPNSYNRIPGFSIRNHFFVPGFPVMAWPMVEWVLDTRFHALHHADDYVEEAITVWDAYEGQLVDLMEAVTAHYPDATLFSLPTVAAPGERRSIELGMKGAAACVAAAMAQIRLEVAARGYEWQDKR is encoded by the coding sequence ATGGTTTTCGGCGCACTCATCATCGGAGACGAGATCCTGTCGGGCCGACGGGCCGACAAGCATCTGCCCAGGCTCATCGAACTGCTGGGCGTTCGCGGGCTCAAGCTCGGGTGGGCGCGGTATGCCGGCGACGACGCGCCGCGCCTCGTCGAGACACTGCGCCAGACTTTCGCGAGCGGCGACATCGTGTTCAGCTTCGGCGGTATCGGCGCGACGCCGGACGATCGCACGCGGCAATCGGCCGCGGCGGCGCTGGGTGTGGATCTGGCGTTGCATCCGCAAGCCGAGGTGCTGATACGCGAGCGGTTCGGCAACGAGATCAACGCGCACCGGCTGCAGATGGGAATGTTTCCGGTGGGGGCCGAAATCGTGCCGAATTCCTATAACCGCATCCCGGGGTTTTCGATTCGGAACCACTTTTTCGTACCCGGATTTCCCGTCATGGCGTGGCCGATGGTCGAATGGGTGCTCGATACGCGGTTTCACGCGCTGCATCATGCTGACGACTACGTCGAGGAAGCCATCACGGTATGGGATGCGTATGAGGGCCAGCTCGTCGACCTGATGGAAGCCGTTACAGCGCACTATCCGGATGCGACGCTGTTCAGCCTGCCGACGGTTGCCGCCCCGGGCGAGCGGCGTTCGATCGAGCTCGGCATGAAAGGTGCTGCCGCATGCGTTGCCGCCGCGATGGCGCAAATCCGGCTGGAAGTGGCTGCGCGCGGCTACGAGTGGCAGGACAAGCGTTGA
- the ffh gene encoding signal recognition particle protein, whose product MLDNLTQRLSKVVKTLRGQARLTEDNIQEAMREVRLALLEADVALPVVKDFVARVREKAVGQEVIGSLTPGQALVGVVHDELKTLMGGAHIGLNLATQPPAVVLMAGLQGAGKTTTTGKLGKLLHERMKKKVLAVSADVYRPAAIEQLKAVSAQAGIDFFPSTPDQKPVDIALAAIDHARRHYYDVVLLDTAGRLAIDAAMMDEIKALHAAARPIETLFVVDAMLGQDAVNTARAFNEALPLTGIVLTKLDGDARGGAALSVRHVTGKPLKFAGVGEKLSGLEEFHPERMASRILGMGDILGLVEDARRGVDEDQARAFAQKLKTGKGFDLNDFKEQIAQMRKMGGLSSMMEKLPAQFAQAAGKLQGGGEEKAIGRIEGIINSMTAAERAKPEILKASRKRRIAAGAGVTVQEVNRLLNQFEQTQKMMKQFSKGGMQKMMRGMKGMLPGMMR is encoded by the coding sequence ATGCTCGACAATCTCACTCAGCGTCTGTCGAAGGTCGTCAAGACCTTGCGCGGGCAAGCCCGGCTTACCGAGGACAATATCCAGGAAGCGATGCGCGAAGTCCGTCTCGCGCTACTCGAAGCGGACGTCGCGCTGCCGGTGGTCAAGGACTTCGTCGCCCGCGTCCGCGAAAAGGCGGTGGGCCAGGAAGTCATCGGTTCCCTCACGCCGGGCCAGGCGCTGGTCGGTGTCGTCCATGACGAACTCAAGACGCTGATGGGAGGCGCCCATATCGGGTTGAACCTCGCGACGCAGCCCCCGGCAGTGGTCCTGATGGCCGGCCTGCAGGGCGCTGGTAAGACCACGACCACCGGCAAGCTCGGCAAGTTGCTGCACGAGCGGATGAAGAAAAAGGTGCTGGCGGTTTCGGCCGACGTGTACCGCCCGGCGGCGATAGAGCAGTTGAAGGCGGTGTCCGCGCAGGCGGGAATCGACTTCTTCCCGTCGACGCCGGACCAGAAGCCGGTCGATATCGCGCTCGCGGCGATCGATCACGCGCGTCGCCATTATTACGACGTGGTGCTGCTCGATACCGCCGGTCGCCTGGCGATCGACGCGGCGATGATGGACGAGATCAAGGCGCTGCACGCGGCCGCCAGACCGATCGAGACGCTGTTCGTCGTCGATGCGATGCTCGGCCAGGACGCGGTGAATACCGCGCGCGCGTTCAACGAGGCCTTGCCGCTGACCGGCATCGTGTTGACGAAGCTCGACGGCGACGCGCGCGGCGGCGCCGCGCTGTCGGTGCGGCACGTCACGGGGAAACCGCTGAAATTCGCCGGCGTCGGGGAGAAACTCAGCGGGCTCGAAGAGTTCCATCCCGAGCGGATGGCGAGCCGCATCCTCGGCATGGGAGACATCCTCGGCCTCGTCGAGGACGCACGTCGTGGGGTCGATGAGGACCAAGCGCGCGCCTTCGCCCAGAAGCTCAAGACCGGCAAGGGCTTCGATCTCAACGACTTCAAGGAACAGATCGCGCAGATGCGCAAGATGGGCGGTCTGTCGTCGATGATGGAAAAGCTGCCGGCGCAGTTTGCGCAGGCCGCCGGCAAGCTGCAGGGCGGGGGGGAGGAAAAGGCGATCGGCCGTATCGAAGGCATCATCAACTCGATGACCGCGGCCGAACGTGCGAAGCCGGAGATCCTCAAGGCGAGCCGCAAGCGGCGCATCGCCGCGGGCGCCGGGGTCACCGTCCAGGAAGTCAACCGCCTGCTGAACCAGTTCGAGCAGACGCAGAAGATGATGAAGCAATTCTCCAAGGGTGGCATGCAGAAGATGATGCGGGGCATGAAAGGTATGCTGCCCGGCATGATGCGGTGA
- a CDS encoding EI24 domain-containing protein — protein sequence MRDILIAFGRALRSLTRRGVLVHLLWPSVVALLLWILAAVFLWTPVVEGIMAWIDSWTFARDWLTGSEIGAATVLTLVKIALVLALLPLVYVTAALLVAVFALPMILERVATRDYADIERRKGGSNLGSAWNALVAGMLFLLGLLVSLPFWLIPGVGIVISLVLTAWLNQRAFGYDALMLHADREELARLPRVLRPPMLLLGGGCALLAYVPLVNLLAPAFCGLAFVHFMLESLRRERIARGVTVLDALPGAPS from the coding sequence ATGAGAGACATCCTGATTGCCTTCGGCCGCGCGCTGCGCAGCCTTACACGCCGCGGCGTGCTGGTGCATCTGCTGTGGCCGAGCGTCGTCGCGCTGCTCCTGTGGATTCTGGCCGCGGTCTTCCTGTGGACGCCGGTCGTCGAAGGCATCATGGCGTGGATCGACAGCTGGACATTCGCGCGCGACTGGCTGACCGGTTCCGAAATCGGTGCCGCGACGGTGCTGACCCTGGTGAAGATCGCGCTGGTGCTCGCGTTGCTGCCGCTGGTCTATGTGACGGCCGCGCTGCTGGTCGCGGTGTTTGCTTTGCCGATGATCCTCGAGCGCGTGGCGACGCGGGATTACGCCGATATCGAGCGGCGAAAGGGCGGCTCAAATCTGGGCAGCGCATGGAATGCGCTGGTCGCCGGGATGCTGTTCCTGCTCGGCCTGCTTGTTTCGCTGCCGTTCTGGCTGATCCCCGGCGTCGGCATCGTGATTTCGCTGGTGCTGACCGCGTGGCTCAACCAGCGCGCGTTCGGTTACGACGCGCTGATGCTGCACGCCGACCGCGAGGAACTGGCACGACTGCCGCGGGTGCTGCGCCCGCCGATGCTGCTGCTCGGCGGCGGCTGCGCGCTGCTGGCGTATGTGCCGTTGGTCAATCTGCTGGCTCCGGCGTTCTGCGGCTTGGCTTTCGTGCATTTCATGCTCGAATCCTTGCGCCGCGAACGCATCGCGCGCGGTGTCACGGTGCTCGACGCACTGCCCGGTGCTCCGTCCTAG
- a CDS encoding M48 family metallopeptidase → MQLAGQDVSYVLRRSVRRTFALQIDHRGVKVAVPRPAREADVERFIIGHQDWLLGKIAARQAQSGPPPFEPVDGACLPVLGESCCLRVGEPGRSSHWRRSPDGTEELVLGKTRDPRGAITGALRKRALPWFAERVAAYCLRLGRNTPPVRLSSARTRWGSCSSVSGIRLHWRLIHLPPELIDYVVAHEVAHLVEMNHSPRFWAVVAQLYPDWKTARTRLRAAGQTLPLIEPGSRDETLNED, encoded by the coding sequence ATCCAACTGGCGGGGCAGGACGTGTCCTATGTGCTGCGCCGCTCGGTGCGGCGCACCTTCGCCTTGCAGATCGATCATCGTGGCGTGAAGGTCGCGGTGCCGCGGCCGGCGCGTGAGGCGGATGTCGAACGTTTCATCATTGGGCACCAGGACTGGCTGCTCGGCAAGATCGCGGCCCGTCAGGCACAGTCCGGGCCGCCGCCGTTCGAGCCGGTCGACGGCGCGTGCCTGCCGGTTCTGGGCGAAAGCTGTTGCCTGCGTGTCGGCGAACCCGGGCGCTCGTCGCACTGGCGACGAAGTCCCGATGGCACGGAAGAACTCGTCCTCGGGAAGACGCGTGATCCGCGCGGCGCGATCACTGGCGCGTTGCGCAAGCGTGCGTTGCCGTGGTTTGCCGAACGCGTGGCCGCATACTGCCTCAGGCTTGGGCGCAACACGCCGCCCGTCCGGCTATCGTCGGCGAGAACGCGCTGGGGCAGCTGCAGTTCGGTCAGCGGCATTCGCCTGCACTGGCGGTTGATCCATCTGCCTCCCGAACTCATCGACTACGTCGTCGCCCACGAGGTGGCGCATCTGGTTGAAATGAATCACTCGCCGCGATTCTGGGCCGTGGTCGCGCAGCTTTATCCCGACTGGAAAACGGCTCGCACCCGGCTGCGGGCGGCCGGACAAACGCTGCCCCTCATCGAGCCCGGAAGCCGCGACGAAACCCTGAACGAAGACTGA
- a CDS encoding cytochrome C assembly family protein yields the protein MQTILLHLLAASLYAILGIWLWRHQQMPAAKPREGMSRAERVILLGALVAHGLALRGALFPGEAMHFGFGLAVSLVVWLAVCFYWVETFYARLHGLHAMVIPAGLAGNLLALLFPGEHILANAGSAMFRAHFIIAMLAYSLFTLAALHATLMAIAERQLHSGRLTRTLSNLPPLLTMETLLFRLIGIAFILLTLTVSSGVVFSEALFGQPFRLDHKTVFAIISWLLFGALLVGRWVRGWRGRVALRWTLAGFFMLVLAYVGSRFVLEVLLGRAN from the coding sequence ATGCAGACGATTCTACTTCATCTACTGGCCGCCTCGCTGTACGCGATCCTCGGCATCTGGCTGTGGCGCCACCAGCAGATGCCGGCGGCGAAACCCCGGGAAGGCATGTCGAGGGCGGAGCGCGTGATCCTGCTGGGCGCGCTGGTGGCCCACGGCCTGGCGCTGCGCGGGGCGCTGTTCCCCGGCGAGGCGATGCATTTCGGGTTCGGGCTGGCCGTATCGCTGGTCGTGTGGCTCGCAGTATGCTTCTACTGGGTCGAAACATTTTATGCCCGCCTCCACGGACTCCATGCGATGGTCATTCCGGCGGGGCTTGCCGGCAACTTGCTGGCCCTGCTTTTCCCGGGCGAGCACATCCTTGCCAACGCCGGGTCGGCCATGTTTCGAGCGCACTTCATCATCGCGATGCTCGCCTACAGCCTGTTCACGCTCGCGGCGCTGCACGCGACGCTGATGGCGATTGCGGAGCGGCAGCTGCACAGTGGTCGCCTGACGCGCACGCTCTCCAACCTCCCGCCGCTTTTGACAATGGAAACGCTGCTGTTCCGCCTGATCGGCATCGCCTTCATCCTGCTGACGCTGACGGTCAGTTCCGGAGTCGTGTTCTCCGAAGCGCTGTTCGGCCAGCCTTTCCGGCTCGACCACAAGACGGTTTTCGCGATCATCTCGTGGCTGTTGTTCGGCGCGCTGCTCGTCGGACGTTGGGTGCGCGGCTGGCGCGGCCGCGTCGCGCTGCGCTGGACCCTGGCGGGCTTCTTCATGCTGGTGCTGGCCTATGTCGGCAGCCGCTTCGTTCTCGAGGTTCTCCTCGGCCGAGCAAATTGA
- the rpoD gene encoding RNA polymerase sigma factor RpoD, which yields MAREKTKDSRKDSPKGRASRAKDKAVLVAEGPQVAPLDAEVRRTRLKTLITLGKERGYLTYAEISDHLPDDVADAEQIEGIIATFNNMGIRVFDEAPAAEDLLMSDAVPSSVDEDVAEEEAEQALSSVDSEFGRTTDPVRMYMREMGTVELLTREGEIEIAKRIEDGLRHMVQAISACPTTIAEMLEITDKVARDEMRIDELIDGLIDPNAAQALEAPAAEAADDESAADDEVESEDVGDDDDESDEDKEAAANAATLLQLKNDALVRFAIIRELHERKMAALAAAGSQDRTYLDLQQQISGELLNIRFTAKAIERLCDSVRHMVEQVRGHERHILQLCVDRAGMPRQHFIKVFPGREIDLDWLKDEIGAGKNYAEGLMRVHPAVLEEQQKLIDLQTRIGIPLKELKDINRQMSTGEAKMRRAKREMTEANLRLVISIAKKYTNRGLQFLDLIQEGNIGLMKAVDKFEYRRGYKFSTYATWWIRQAITRSIADQARTIRIPVHMIETINKMNRISRQILQETGQEPDPATLAEKMEMPEEKIRKIMKISKEPISMETPIGDDDDSHLGDFIEDQATLAPADAAMYSSLRDATGEVLDSLTAREAKVLRMRFGIEMNTDHTLEEVGKQFDVTRERIRQIEAKALRKLRHPSRSERLRSFLDSDA from the coding sequence ATGGCCCGCGAAAAAACCAAGGATTCGCGCAAGGACAGCCCGAAGGGACGAGCTTCCAGAGCCAAAGACAAAGCGGTGCTGGTAGCTGAAGGTCCCCAAGTGGCACCTCTCGACGCCGAGGTTCGCCGCACCCGCCTCAAGACCCTGATCACGCTCGGCAAGGAGCGCGGCTATCTCACCTACGCCGAGATCAGCGACCATCTCCCGGATGATGTCGCCGATGCCGAACAGATCGAAGGCATCATCGCGACCTTCAACAACATGGGCATCCGTGTCTTCGACGAGGCTCCGGCTGCCGAAGACCTGCTGATGTCGGACGCGGTGCCGAGCAGTGTCGACGAAGACGTCGCCGAAGAAGAGGCCGAGCAGGCATTGTCGTCGGTCGACTCCGAGTTCGGTCGCACGACCGACCCTGTACGCATGTACATGCGCGAAATGGGCACGGTCGAACTGCTCACCCGCGAAGGCGAAATCGAGATCGCGAAGCGTATCGAGGACGGTCTGCGTCACATGGTCCAGGCCATTTCCGCCTGCCCGACGACGATCGCCGAAATGCTCGAGATCACCGACAAGGTCGCCCGCGACGAGATGCGCATCGACGAGTTGATCGACGGGCTCATCGATCCGAACGCAGCCCAGGCGCTCGAGGCGCCTGCGGCCGAGGCAGCCGATGACGAAAGCGCCGCGGACGACGAAGTCGAGAGCGAAGACGTCGGCGACGACGACGACGAAAGCGACGAAGACAAAGAAGCCGCGGCGAACGCTGCGACGCTGCTGCAGTTGAAGAATGACGCGCTGGTGCGTTTCGCGATCATCCGCGAGTTGCACGAGCGGAAGATGGCCGCCCTGGCCGCGGCGGGCTCGCAGGACCGCACGTACCTCGATCTGCAGCAACAGATTTCCGGCGAACTGCTGAACATCCGCTTCACCGCGAAAGCGATCGAACGCCTGTGCGACTCGGTGCGCCACATGGTCGAACAGGTCCGCGGCCATGAGCGCCACATCCTGCAATTGTGTGTCGACCGCGCCGGCATGCCGCGCCAACACTTCATCAAGGTGTTTCCCGGCCGCGAGATCGATCTTGACTGGCTGAAGGACGAAATCGGCGCCGGCAAGAACTACGCCGAAGGCCTGATGCGGGTGCACCCTGCCGTGCTCGAGGAACAGCAGAAACTGATCGACCTGCAAACGCGCATCGGCATCCCGCTCAAGGAGCTCAAGGACATCAACCGCCAGATGTCCACCGGCGAAGCGAAGATGCGCCGCGCGAAGCGTGAAATGACCGAGGCCAACCTGCGCCTGGTGATCTCCATCGCCAAGAAGTACACGAATCGCGGCCTGCAATTCCTCGACCTGATCCAGGAAGGCAACATCGGCCTGATGAAGGCCGTGGACAAGTTCGAATACCGCCGCGGCTACAAATTCTCGACCTACGCGACGTGGTGGATCCGCCAGGCTATCACCCGCTCGATCGCGGACCAGGCGCGCACGATCCGCATCCCGGTGCACATGATCGAGACGATCAACAAGATGAACCGCATCAGCCGCCAGATCCTGCAGGAAACCGGCCAGGAGCCTGATCCGGCGACGCTTGCCGAGAAGATGGAGATGCCTGAGGAGAAGATCCGCAAGATCATGAAGATCTCCAAGGAACCGATCTCGATGGAAACGCCAATCGGCGACGACGACGATTCGCATCTGGGCGACTTCATCGAAGATCAAGCCACCCTCGCGCCGGCCGACGCCGCGATGTACTCGAGCCTGCGCGACGCCACCGGCGAAGTGCTCGACTCGCTGACCGCGCGCGAAGCGAAAGTGCTGCGCATGCGCTTCGGCATCGAAATGAACACCGACCACACCCTCGAGGAAGTCGGCAAACAGTTCGACGTCACCCGCGAACGCATCCGCCAGATCGAAGCCAAGGCGCTGCGCAAGCTGCGTCACCCGAGCCGTTCCGAACGGCTGCGCAGCTTCCTCGACAGCGACGCCTGA
- the cfa gene encoding cyclopropane fatty acyl phospholipid synthase, with translation MSDPTSSERREHNASEESHLHQMLVELLEKADVHIGGSRPWDIRVFDGKVPERVFSMGNVGLGEAYMDGHWEADRLDEFFSHILRAHLDRKVQPLRLAFHALRTRLLNRQSLKRAWRVGEAHYDLGNDFYAAMLDPRMTYSCAYWEGASDLAQAQEAKLDLICRKLGLEPGMRLLDIGCGWGSLMGYAAERYGVDCVGITVSKEQAAWAQQRYAGLPLEFRLQDYRSVNERFDRIASVGMFEHVGRKNHHTFMEVARRCLADDGLFLLHTIGKNQRDLVSDAWIDKYIFPNGELPSVGQIGDAVDDLFIVEDLHNFGADYDRTLMAWYGNFEAAWPRFRDRLGERFRRMWRYYLLSCAGAFRARDIQLWQWVFSPEGIPGGYRRPGNNPAAGAAPES, from the coding sequence ATGTCCGATCCGACATCAAGCGAACGCCGTGAACATAATGCCAGCGAGGAATCCCACCTCCACCAGATGCTGGTGGAACTGCTGGAGAAAGCTGACGTGCACATCGGCGGCAGTCGTCCCTGGGATATCCGCGTATTCGACGGAAAGGTTCCCGAGCGGGTTTTTTCGATGGGCAACGTGGGTCTCGGCGAGGCCTACATGGATGGCCACTGGGAAGCCGACCGGCTCGACGAGTTCTTCAGCCATATCCTGCGCGCCCACCTGGACCGGAAAGTGCAGCCGCTGCGCCTGGCGTTCCATGCGTTGCGCACACGCCTGCTCAACCGGCAAAGTCTGAAGCGGGCCTGGCGAGTGGGCGAGGCGCATTACGATCTCGGCAACGATTTCTACGCGGCGATGCTCGATCCGCGCATGACCTACAGTTGCGCCTACTGGGAGGGTGCGAGCGACCTCGCACAGGCGCAGGAAGCCAAGCTTGACCTCATCTGCCGCAAGCTCGGCCTCGAACCCGGCATGCGGCTGCTCGACATCGGGTGTGGCTGGGGCAGCCTGATGGGGTATGCTGCCGAGCGCTACGGGGTCGATTGTGTGGGGATCACCGTGTCGAAGGAGCAGGCCGCGTGGGCGCAGCAGCGCTACGCCGGCTTGCCGCTGGAGTTTCGCCTGCAGGACTACCGTTCCGTCAACGAGCGCTTCGACCGCATCGCCAGCGTCGGCATGTTCGAGCACGTCGGGCGCAAGAACCACCACACCTTCATGGAAGTCGCGCGACGTTGTCTCGCCGACGACGGATTGTTCCTGCTTCACACAATCGGTAAGAACCAGCGCGACCTGGTCTCCGACGCCTGGATCGACAAATACATTTTCCCCAACGGCGAGCTTCCGTCGGTCGGCCAGATCGGCGACGCAGTCGACGATCTCTTCATCGTAGAGGACCTGCACAACTTCGGCGCCGACTATGACAGGACGCTCATGGCGTGGTATGGCAACTTCGAAGCCGCGTGGCCACGCTTCAGGGACCGACTCGGCGAGCGCTTCCGCCGCATGTGGCGTTACTACCTCCTGTCCTGCGCCGGCGCATTCCGTGCCCGCGACATACAACTATGGCAGTGGGTATTTTCGCCGGAAGGCATCCCCGGAGGGTACCGGCGCCCCGGCAACAATCCGGCGGCAGGGGCGGCGCCTGAAAGCTGA